One part of the Thermithiobacillus tepidarius DSM 3134 genome encodes these proteins:
- the hslO gene encoding Hsp33 family molecular chaperone HslO, with product MPDYRQRFTFEQQPIRGEICQLASVYQRVLKQHDYPPLLQAWLGEMLAAVSLLSSTIKFDGSLIVQIQGQGPLRLLVGESDPKGGLRAYARWDEEARDRFAGSEGDLRDYCQGGLMVITIDPGPGMERYQGIVQLEQSLAASLEHYFVQSEQLLTRLWLAADPAAAGAAGLLLQRLPELRGDMDDWVRVGLLADTLSSEELLDCDSKTLLHRLYHEDDLRLFTPQPVYFACHCSRERVERMLRSLGEAELQDILQQQGQVEVTCEYCQTPYHFDPVDVAELLASEHPGLLDSERIH from the coding sequence ATGCCTGATTACCGACAACGCTTTACCTTCGAGCAGCAACCCATCCGCGGCGAGATCTGCCAATTGGCGAGCGTCTACCAGCGCGTGCTCAAGCAGCACGACTACCCGCCTCTGCTGCAGGCCTGGCTGGGCGAGATGCTGGCCGCGGTCAGCCTGCTGAGCTCCACCATCAAGTTCGATGGCAGTCTCATCGTGCAGATCCAGGGCCAGGGTCCGTTGCGGCTCCTGGTGGGGGAAAGCGACCCCAAGGGCGGTTTGCGCGCTTACGCGCGCTGGGACGAGGAGGCGCGTGACCGCTTTGCCGGCTCGGAGGGCGATCTGCGTGATTATTGCCAGGGCGGGCTGATGGTGATCACCATCGATCCCGGCCCGGGGATGGAGCGCTATCAGGGCATCGTGCAGTTGGAGCAATCGCTGGCCGCCAGCCTTGAACACTACTTCGTGCAGTCCGAGCAACTGCTGACCCGCCTGTGGCTGGCCGCCGATCCGGCGGCTGCCGGCGCGGCCGGCCTGCTGCTGCAGCGTCTGCCGGAGTTGCGCGGCGATATGGACGACTGGGTGCGGGTGGGACTGTTGGCCGACACCCTGAGCTCCGAGGAGCTGCTGGATTGCGACAGCAAGACACTCCTGCACCGCCTGTACCATGAGGACGATCTCCGCCTCTTTACCCCGCAGCCGGTCTACTTCGCCTGTCATTGCTCGCGGGAGCGGGTGGAACGCATGCTGCGCAGCCTGGGCGAGGCGGAGCTGCAGGATATCCTGCAACAGCAGGGCCAGGTGGAAGTGACCTGCGAGTACTGCCAAACCCCCTATCACTTCGACCCGGTCGACGTCGCCGAGCTGCTCGCCAGCGAGCATCCGGGGCTCCTGGATTCAGAACGGATTCACTAA
- a CDS encoding tRNA 2-thiocytidine biosynthesis TtcA family protein, with the protein MAPKSLLRLAGQAIGHYRMIRPGDRLLLGLSGGKDSLSLLHVLLDLRRRAPVHFDLAAVTVDPQSQDFDPSPLQDYVPSLGIPYFYESQPILERARAHMGKHSYCSFCARMKRGTLYACARREGYNVLVLAQHLDDLAESFLMSAFHNGELRTMKAHYRIRAGDLRVIRPFVYVRERQTRAFAEAAGLPVISENCPACFAAPTERVRMKEILAAQETIQPHLFQNLLRAMRPLMGDGQEVFRQGGAAGLAGTPAEED; encoded by the coding sequence GTGGCGCCTAAATCCCTGCTGCGCCTGGCCGGCCAGGCCATCGGCCACTACCGCATGATCCGGCCCGGCGATCGCCTGCTGCTGGGCCTGTCCGGCGGCAAGGATTCCTTGTCCCTGCTGCACGTGCTGCTCGATCTGCGGCGCCGCGCGCCGGTGCACTTCGACCTGGCCGCGGTGACGGTCGATCCGCAGAGCCAGGATTTCGATCCCAGCCCGCTGCAGGACTACGTGCCCAGCCTGGGAATACCCTATTTTTACGAGAGCCAACCCATCCTGGAGCGCGCCCGGGCACACATGGGCAAGCACTCCTACTGCAGCTTCTGCGCCCGCATGAAGCGCGGCACCCTCTACGCCTGCGCCCGGCGCGAGGGGTACAATGTGCTGGTCCTGGCCCAGCACCTGGACGATCTGGCCGAGAGCTTTCTCATGTCCGCCTTCCACAACGGCGAGCTGCGCACCATGAAGGCCCACTACCGCATCCGGGCCGGCGATCTGCGCGTGATCCGCCCTTTCGTGTACGTGCGCGAGCGCCAGACCCGCGCCTTCGCCGAAGCGGCGGGCCTGCCGGTCATCAGCGAGAACTGCCCCGCCTGCTTCGCCGCGCCGACGGAAAGGGTGCGGATGAAGGAAATCCTGGCGGCGCAGGAAACCATTCAGCCGCATCTCTTTCAAAACCTTCTCAGAGCCATGCGTCCGCTCATGGGGGATGGGCAGGAAGTGTTCCGGCAGGGCGGCGCAGCGGGTCTGGCGGGTACACCGGCCGAGGAGGATTGA
- the mrcB gene encoding penicillin-binding protein 1B — protein MKRRLAAFLGFLLLAFSLGAAGSLLYLDRTVTSRFEGKRWQVPARVYARPLELTAGRSLSADELVDSLARLGYRQSAQPPTTPGYYKRNGSSLLLYTRSFDFGDNREPALPLRIDFAGDRISRVARLNGRSQVELVRLEPEEIGVFYPKIQEDRILVKLKDVPKPLISAIVATEDRRFYEHHGIDMRGIIRALFHNAQAGRTVEGGSTLTQQLVKNLYLSSERSLWRKIREAMMAILLEMHYSKDEILEAYLNEIYLGQDGSRSVHGVGLASRVYFGVGVNELDLPQSALLAGMIQAPNLYNPYRNPKAARKRRNEVLDKLVAAGFLDPERATQAKIAPLGVVKAARTLGPTPAFLDLVRRQLRQSYDEEALTADGLRIFTTLDIPTQRALEAALVKQLPALERQRRLPADSLQGAGIVVQPATGEVLALVGDREPGYAGFNRALDAVRPIGSLIKPVVYLTALSRPPQFTLATPLDDSPFTWRVSDGDWSPENYDRRFRGPVMLSRALANSLNVPTARLGQSLGLPAILSTASTLGVTREMPALPSTLLGAAGLTPLEVSQMYQPLANSGARAPIRSIRAVYTADGKALSRYPTQTVQAADPRAVYLLNYALQQVVQSGTATAVSQYIPVGPGLAGKTGTTNDLRDSWFAGYSKDWLGVVWVGRDDNKPAGLSGSQGALHVWGHMARNLRLRTKPFPRPSGVQMVLVDPQTGLQPGANCLDQPMLVPTAPTESAVVLDPETGEPVPAPPQLVPVRRNYVEMPFIAGSEPPFGDPCPIYTPEPAPGPEVEPGYGGQQQGGGAPLGNAIDNLIQNLGNIFR, from the coding sequence ATGAAACGTCGCCTGGCAGCCTTCCTCGGATTCCTGCTGCTGGCATTCTCCCTGGGTGCGGCGGGCAGCCTTCTGTATCTGGATCGCACGGTCACCAGCCGCTTCGAGGGCAAGCGTTGGCAGGTGCCCGCCCGGGTGTATGCCAGGCCCCTGGAGTTGACGGCCGGGCGCAGCCTCAGCGCCGATGAGCTGGTCGACTCCCTGGCCCGGCTCGGCTACCGGCAAAGTGCGCAGCCGCCGACCACCCCGGGCTACTACAAGCGCAATGGCAGCAGCCTGCTGCTCTACACCCGCAGCTTCGATTTCGGCGACAATCGCGAGCCCGCCCTGCCCCTGCGCATCGACTTCGCCGGAGACCGGATCAGCCGGGTGGCGCGGCTCAATGGAAGGAGCCAGGTAGAACTGGTGCGCCTGGAACCCGAGGAAATCGGGGTGTTCTATCCCAAGATCCAGGAGGACCGCATCCTGGTGAAGCTCAAGGACGTGCCCAAGCCGCTGATCAGCGCCATCGTGGCCACCGAGGATCGGCGCTTCTACGAGCACCACGGCATCGACATGCGCGGCATCATCCGCGCCCTCTTTCACAACGCCCAGGCCGGACGCACCGTGGAAGGCGGCAGCACGCTCACCCAGCAGCTGGTGAAGAACCTTTACCTCAGCAGCGAACGCAGCCTGTGGCGCAAGATCCGCGAGGCGATGATGGCGATCCTGCTGGAGATGCACTACTCCAAGGATGAGATCCTGGAGGCGTATCTCAACGAGATCTATCTCGGGCAGGACGGCAGCCGTTCCGTGCATGGCGTGGGCCTGGCCAGCCGGGTGTACTTCGGTGTCGGCGTCAACGAATTGGACTTGCCGCAATCCGCCCTGCTGGCCGGCATGATCCAGGCGCCGAACCTGTACAACCCCTATCGCAATCCCAAGGCCGCCCGCAAGCGCCGCAACGAGGTGCTCGACAAGCTCGTCGCGGCGGGATTCCTGGATCCGGAGCGGGCGACCCAGGCCAAAATAGCCCCGTTGGGCGTGGTCAAGGCGGCGCGCACCCTGGGGCCGACGCCGGCCTTCCTGGATCTGGTGCGCCGCCAGTTGCGCCAGAGCTACGACGAGGAGGCGCTGACCGCCGACGGTCTGCGCATCTTCACGACGCTGGATATTCCCACCCAGCGCGCCTTGGAAGCGGCCCTGGTCAAGCAGCTGCCTGCCCTGGAACGGCAACGGCGGCTGCCCGCCGACAGCCTGCAGGGTGCAGGCATCGTGGTGCAGCCGGCAACGGGTGAGGTGCTGGCTCTGGTGGGTGACCGCGAGCCGGGCTACGCGGGCTTCAACCGGGCCCTGGACGCGGTACGCCCCATCGGCTCACTGATCAAGCCGGTGGTGTATCTCACCGCCCTGTCGCGGCCTCCCCAGTTCACGCTGGCCACGCCGCTCGACGACAGCCCCTTCACCTGGCGCGTGAGCGACGGCGACTGGAGCCCGGAAAACTATGACCGGCGCTTCCGCGGTCCGGTGATGCTGTCCCGCGCCCTGGCCAACTCCCTCAACGTGCCGACCGCGCGGCTGGGACAGTCCCTGGGCCTGCCGGCCATTCTCAGCACCGCGAGCACCCTGGGAGTCACCCGGGAGATGCCCGCGCTGCCGTCAACGTTGCTTGGCGCCGCCGGGCTGACACCGCTGGAAGTCAGCCAGATGTACCAGCCCCTCGCCAACAGCGGCGCCCGCGCGCCCATCCGCAGCATCCGCGCGGTCTACACCGCCGATGGCAAGGCCCTCAGCCGCTATCCCACGCAGACGGTGCAGGCGGCGGATCCGCGCGCGGTCTACCTGCTCAACTATGCCTTGCAGCAGGTGGTACAGTCCGGCACCGCCACCGCCGTGTCCCAGTACATTCCGGTCGGCCCCGGCCTGGCCGGCAAGACGGGCACCACCAACGATCTGCGCGACAGCTGGTTCGCCGGCTACAGCAAGGACTGGCTGGGCGTGGTCTGGGTCGGGCGCGACGACAACAAGCCCGCCGGGCTGAGCGGCAGCCAGGGCGCGCTGCACGTCTGGGGACACATGGCGCGCAATTTGCGCCTGCGGACCAAGCCCTTCCCGCGCCCGAGCGGCGTGCAAATGGTGCTGGTGGATCCGCAGACCGGCCTGCAGCCAGGCGCCAATTGCCTGGACCAGCCCATGCTGGTGCCGACCGCGCCGACCGAAAGCGCGGTGGTGCTGGATCCCGAGACCGGCGAGCCCGTGCCCGCGCCGCCCCAGCTGGTGCCGGTGCGCCGCAATTACGTGGAGATGCCCTTCATCGCCGGCTCGGAGCCGCCCTTCGGCGATCCCTGCCCGATCTACACGCCGGAACCCGCACCCGGGCCCGAGGTGGAGCCGGGCTATGGCGGGCAGCAGCAGGGCGGCGGCGCGCCCCTGGGCAACGCCATCGACAATCTCATCCAGAACCTGGGGAACATCTTTCGATGA
- a CDS encoding SCP2 sterol-binding domain-containing protein produces MKKASAIASVLGLGLLALSAATASAAPVLMSAEWAKQACNAWNQDPVLTTKLVESGWIKNDKGRGYKLMQIYRADCENSPHVELKIANKDGKAWCTSGGKAQSALDKSVDYAMWAETDRWMEMGRGEYGPMKAMMFGRLKFEGPKGEAMGNMAPFTNFLRLVGKVPSDTSTCP; encoded by the coding sequence ATGAAAAAAGCAAGTGCCATTGCATCCGTCCTTGGGCTCGGACTGCTTGCCTTGAGCGCCGCCACCGCCTCGGCGGCGCCGGTGCTCATGTCCGCTGAATGGGCCAAGCAGGCCTGCAACGCCTGGAACCAGGATCCGGTGCTGACCACCAAACTGGTGGAGTCCGGCTGGATCAAGAACGACAAGGGCCGCGGCTACAAGCTCATGCAGATCTACCGGGCCGACTGCGAGAACAGCCCGCACGTCGAGCTGAAGATTGCCAACAAAGACGGCAAGGCCTGGTGCACGTCCGGCGGCAAGGCGCAGTCCGCGCTGGACAAGAGCGTGGACTATGCCATGTGGGCGGAAACGGACCGCTGGATGGAAATGGGCCGCGGCGAATATGGTCCCATGAAGGCCATGATGTTCGGCCGCTTGAAATTCGAAGGCCCCAAGGGCGAAGCCATGGGCAACATGGCGCCGTTCACCAACTTCCTGCGCCTGGTCGGCAAAGTGCCCAGCGATACCAGCACCTGCCCCTGA
- a CDS encoding DUF4426 domain-containing protein, with protein sequence MSKAIRIFRRLTLLFTATMLATLGAPLAQAETFGDYEIHYGTLTTDFLSPQVARQYGVSRSANTAMLSVAVLKREKNGTTRHVNADIQGTATNQYGQLRKLSLRRVQEGNAIYYIDTFHITPPERYTFELQVKPAGSNDQHRISVDRLFAG encoded by the coding sequence ATGTCGAAGGCAATCCGCATCTTCCGGCGTTTGACCTTGCTGTTCACGGCGACGATGCTCGCGACCCTGGGTGCGCCGCTGGCCCAGGCTGAAACCTTTGGCGATTACGAGATCCACTACGGCACGCTGACCACCGACTTCCTCTCGCCGCAGGTGGCGCGTCAGTACGGCGTCAGCCGCAGCGCGAACACGGCCATGCTCAGCGTCGCGGTGCTGAAACGGGAAAAAAATGGCACCACCCGGCATGTCAACGCCGACATCCAGGGCACCGCCACCAATCAGTACGGTCAGCTGCGCAAATTGAGCCTGCGTCGGGTCCAGGAAGGCAACGCCATTTATTACATCGACACCTTCCACATCACCCCGCCGGAGCGCTATACCTTCGAGCTGCAGGTCAAGCCCGCCGGCTCCAATGACCAGCACAGAATCTCCGTCGACCGCCTCTTCGCCGGCTAA
- a CDS encoding EF-hand domain-containing protein gives MKRKLIFSTLALTFLSSAALAAPGESGPGHHRGGFAHMDINKDGTVTREEANQARTEHFARLDRNRDGQVSMDEMEAGMRQRLAQRFKRLDANNDGRLSPEELAARSQAHFAKADRNGDGAVTREELRALRPAAQHR, from the coding sequence ATGAAGCGGAAACTTATCTTTTCTACCCTGGCCCTCACGTTCCTGAGCAGCGCGGCCTTGGCGGCGCCCGGCGAGTCCGGTCCGGGCCATCACCGCGGCGGCTTCGCCCACATGGACATCAACAAGGATGGCACGGTCACCCGGGAGGAGGCGAATCAGGCGCGGACCGAACACTTCGCCCGGCTCGACCGCAATCGCGACGGCCAGGTGAGCATGGACGAGATGGAAGCCGGGATGCGGCAGCGCCTGGCGCAGCGATTCAAGCGTCTGGATGCCAACAATGATGGCCGCTTGTCACCGGAGGAGCTGGCGGCGCGCAGCCAGGCGCACTTCGCCAAGGCCGATCGGAACGGCGACGGCGCGGTCACCCGCGAAGAGCTGCGCGCCCTGCGTCCGGCGGCGCAGCATCGTTGA
- a CDS encoding response regulator has product MASILIVEDEPKLAALLADYLAAAGFETRWLADGREVMPAVKAATPDLILLDLMLPGRDGLELCRELRAFTEVPIVMITARVEEIDRLLGLELGADDYICKPFSPREVVAHVKAILRRTRRAAGKAADELGLVIDEAQYRATLHGQVLDLTPVEFRLLRALAAAPGRVFPRDRLLDKLYTDHRVVTDRTVDSHIKNLRRKLAQACPERELIHSVYGVGYKLEL; this is encoded by the coding sequence ATGGCGAGCATCCTGATCGTCGAGGACGAGCCCAAGCTGGCGGCGCTGCTCGCGGACTACCTCGCAGCCGCCGGTTTCGAGACGCGCTGGCTCGCGGATGGTCGCGAGGTGATGCCCGCGGTGAAGGCCGCAACGCCGGACCTGATCCTGCTGGATCTGATGCTGCCAGGGCGCGATGGCCTGGAGCTCTGCCGGGAGCTGCGCGCTTTCACCGAAGTGCCCATCGTCATGATCACGGCGCGGGTGGAAGAGATCGATCGCCTGCTCGGACTGGAATTGGGCGCCGATGATTACATCTGCAAGCCGTTCAGCCCGCGGGAGGTGGTTGCTCACGTCAAGGCCATCCTGCGCCGGACGCGGCGTGCGGCGGGCAAGGCGGCGGACGAGCTGGGGCTGGTGATCGACGAGGCCCAGTACCGGGCGACGCTCCACGGCCAAGTGCTGGATCTCACGCCGGTGGAGTTCCGGCTGCTCCGGGCACTGGCCGCCGCGCCTGGGCGCGTCTTTCCACGCGACCGGCTGCTGGACAAGCTGTACACCGACCACCGTGTGGTGACCGACCGCACCGTGGACAGCCACATCAAGAATCTGCGCCGCAAGCTGGCCCAGGCCTGTCCGGAGCGGGAGCTCATCCATTCGGTTTACGGCGTCGGCTACAAGCTGGAGCTCTAG
- the baeS gene encoding sensor histidine kinase efflux regulator BaeS, translating into MRLGITSKLFLAMLALSIIVAAAMGVAVRVSFKQGFLDYVNGLQAQRLEALSRVLAETYREHGGWDFLRDNRRLWRRLLRQHAEDAARGPAGPQSVPEPVRLSPRLSLLDAERRVVIGHHPPVADAVLRPILVDGRPVGWLAAAPFRRLTSAADLHFQEQQLRAAWIIAGLSLLLAAIMAVLLARVFLAPLKRITGATHRLAAGDYAARATVGARDELGQLAEDFNRLAHTLESNEQMRRRFMADISHELRTPLAVLRGELEALEDGVRALTPASLQSLQAEVAILSKLVDDLYQLSLADMGALNYRKVPVDIAHLLQVALEAYRERLAARRIALETALPDAGSLRVLGDPERLAQLFNNILENTVRYTDPGGRLRVSCRRDADRVHIDFQDSAPGVPAELLPRLFERLFRMEGSRNRASGGAGLGLAISQRIVEAHDGEIRARPSPLGGLWIAVAFPLLAQSTVPNPPEARPAWRAS; encoded by the coding sequence ATGAGGCTCGGCATCACCTCCAAGCTCTTCCTCGCCATGCTGGCCCTCAGCATCATCGTGGCCGCCGCCATGGGCGTGGCCGTGCGCGTCAGCTTCAAGCAAGGCTTCCTGGATTACGTCAACGGCCTCCAGGCGCAGCGCCTGGAGGCCCTGTCCCGGGTGCTGGCGGAAACCTATCGGGAGCACGGCGGCTGGGATTTCCTGCGCGACAACCGCCGGCTCTGGCGCCGGCTGCTCCGCCAGCACGCCGAGGACGCTGCCCGCGGCCCGGCGGGCCCGCAGTCCGTGCCCGAACCGGTCCGGCTCAGCCCGCGCCTGTCCCTGCTGGACGCCGAGCGGCGGGTGGTGATCGGGCATCATCCGCCGGTGGCGGATGCGGTGCTGCGGCCCATCCTGGTGGACGGGCGCCCGGTGGGGTGGCTGGCGGCCGCGCCCTTCCGCCGGCTCACCAGTGCCGCCGACCTGCATTTCCAGGAACAGCAGCTGCGGGCCGCCTGGATCATCGCCGGCCTGTCCCTCCTGCTCGCCGCGATCATGGCCGTGCTGCTGGCCCGTGTCTTTCTGGCGCCGCTGAAGCGCATCACGGGCGCGACCCATCGGCTGGCGGCCGGCGATTATGCGGCGCGAGCAACGGTCGGCGCCCGCGACGAGCTGGGCCAACTGGCCGAAGACTTCAACCGCCTGGCGCACACGCTGGAAAGCAACGAGCAGATGCGCAGGCGCTTCATGGCGGACATCTCCCACGAACTGCGCACCCCGCTGGCCGTGCTGCGCGGCGAACTGGAAGCGCTGGAGGACGGCGTGCGGGCCTTGACGCCGGCCTCGCTCCAGTCACTGCAGGCCGAGGTGGCGATCCTGAGCAAGCTCGTCGACGATCTCTACCAGCTCTCGCTGGCGGACATGGGCGCCTTGAACTACCGGAAGGTGCCGGTGGACATCGCGCACCTGTTGCAGGTCGCCTTGGAGGCGTACCGGGAGCGGCTGGCCGCACGGCGGATCGCCCTGGAAACCGCGCTGCCGGACGCCGGCTCCCTGCGCGTGCTGGGTGACCCGGAGCGACTGGCGCAACTGTTCAACAACATCCTCGAGAACACCGTGCGTTACACGGACCCGGGCGGTCGCCTTCGGGTCAGTTGCCGGCGCGACGCCGACCGGGTGCACATCGACTTCCAGGATTCGGCACCGGGCGTGCCGGCGGAACTGCTGCCGCGCCTCTTCGAGCGGCTCTTCCGCATGGAGGGCTCGCGCAACCGGGCCAGCGGCGGCGCGGGACTCGGGCTCGCCATCAGCCAGCGCATCGTGGAGGCCCACGATGGCGAGATCCGCGCCCGGCCGTCCCCCTTGGGCGGCCTGTGGATCGCCGTCGCCTTTCCGCTGCTGGCGCAGTCGACCGTCCCCAACCCGCCCGAGGCGAGGCCGGCATGGCGAGCATCCTGA
- a CDS encoding DUF882 domain-containing protein translates to MNRRQFLKLGLAGVAGLGLPAPALAGLLSPAGERALSFYNTHTGESVRTAYWAEGDYLPEGLKEIDFILRDFRANEVQAMDRSLLDLLYVMRNRLETQKPFQIISGYRSPATNAALRGRSNGVAKHSLHMEAKAIDIRLEGVSLAHVRNAALSLKSGGVGYYPGSNFVHVDVGRVRQWAG, encoded by the coding sequence TTGAATCGACGTCAATTTCTCAAGCTTGGCCTGGCCGGCGTGGCCGGCCTGGGCCTGCCCGCACCCGCGCTGGCCGGGCTGCTGAGCCCGGCCGGAGAACGGGCGCTGTCTTTCTACAATACGCACACGGGCGAATCGGTCAGGACCGCTTATTGGGCCGAAGGCGACTACCTGCCCGAGGGCTTGAAGGAAATTGACTTTATTCTGCGCGATTTCCGCGCCAACGAAGTGCAGGCCATGGACCGCAGCCTGCTGGACCTGCTGTACGTGATGCGGAATCGTCTGGAAACGCAAAAGCCTTTCCAGATCATTTCCGGCTATCGCTCGCCGGCGACCAATGCCGCCCTGCGCGGCCGCAGCAACGGCGTGGCCAAGCACAGCCTGCACATGGAGGCGAAGGCCATCGACATCCGCTTGGAAGGCGTGTCGCTGGCCCACGTGCGCAACGCGGCCCTGTCGCTGAAGTCGGGCGGGGTAGGCTACTATCCGGGCTCGAACTTCGTGCACGTGGACGTGGGCCGCGTGCGCCAGTGGGCGGGATAG
- a CDS encoding L,D-transpeptidase family protein, whose product MKRAVHLRLFVAGLLYLMAGGLATAQVLPAPGPYHQLLGDVQIHRVERGDSLSSLGARFGLAPSVLARDNGLKTDAKLKPGTELLIDNRHIVPLRSATIIINIPQRMVFVLQDGEAVAGYPVGLGKPDWQTPTGPFRVVVKEENPTWDVPKSIQEEMRREGKVVKTKVPPGPDNPLGAYWIGLNRPGYGLHGTIAPLTVYTFSSHGCIRLHNDDIADLFGWVERGTTGQLIYEPVLLARLPDGRVFLEVHRDVYKKGINLAREAARLIRQYQLQDQVDWDRVNQAILKKQGRAVLISPDPLGPSPIPNATEAHG is encoded by the coding sequence TTGAAGCGCGCGGTCCACCTTCGTCTTTTCGTCGCCGGCCTGCTGTATCTCATGGCCGGCGGCCTGGCCACGGCCCAGGTCCTGCCGGCTCCCGGCCCCTATCATCAACTGCTCGGCGACGTGCAGATCCATCGCGTCGAGCGCGGCGACAGCCTGAGCAGCCTGGGTGCCCGCTTCGGCTTGGCGCCTTCGGTGCTGGCCAGGGACAACGGCCTGAAGACCGATGCCAAGCTCAAGCCCGGCACCGAGCTGCTGATCGACAACCGGCACATTGTGCCGCTGCGTTCCGCGACTATCATTATCAATATCCCCCAGCGCATGGTCTTCGTCCTGCAGGACGGCGAGGCGGTGGCCGGCTATCCCGTGGGCCTGGGCAAGCCCGATTGGCAGACACCCACCGGCCCGTTCCGGGTGGTCGTGAAAGAGGAAAATCCCACCTGGGACGTGCCCAAGTCCATCCAGGAGGAGATGCGTCGGGAAGGCAAGGTGGTGAAGACCAAGGTGCCGCCGGGACCGGACAATCCCCTGGGCGCGTACTGGATCGGGCTGAACCGACCCGGCTATGGCCTGCATGGGACTATCGCCCCATTGACGGTTTATACATTTTCCAGCCACGGTTGCATTCGCCTGCACAACGACGACATCGCGGACCTCTTTGGCTGGGTGGAAAGAGGAACGACGGGCCAGCTCATCTACGAGCCCGTCTTGCTGGCGCGCCTGCCCGACGGGCGCGTCTTTTTGGAAGTGCATCGCGATGTATATAAAAAGGGCATCAATCTGGCGCGGGAGGCGGCACGGTTGATCCGGCAGTATCAACTCCAGGACCAAGTGGACTGGGATCGCGTGAACCAGGCGATTCTGAAAAAGCAGGGCCGAGCCGTGCTGATCAGCCCGGACCCGCTTGGGCCGTCACCTATTCCGAATGCAACGGAGGCACATGGATGA
- the gatB gene encoding Asp-tRNA(Asn)/Glu-tRNA(Gln) amidotransferase subunit GatB, whose product MEWEVVIGLEVHAQLNTKTKIFCGCATRYGAAPNTQTCPVCLAMPGSLPVLNAAAVEKAIMFGLAINAQLNRESVFARKNYFYPDLPKGYQISQYELPVVGRGELLVQLPDGSEKTVGITRAHLEEDAGKSLHEGFVGESGIDLNRAGTPLLEIVSEPDMRSPAEAVAYLKKLHALVRYLDICDGNMQEGSFRCDANVSMRRKGESRFGTRAEIKNLNSFRFLEKAIEFEMERQIDILESGGTVVQETRLFDANKNETRSMRSKEEANDYRYFPDPDLLPLILTDAQIEAAREKLPELPDAKRARFMAQYKLPAYDAGVLTASRALADYFEAVASQTDAKLAANWIMVELLGALNKAGLEIEQSPVSAEQLGGLLARITDNTISGKIAKDVFEILFTEGGTADAIIEARGLKQITDAGALEAIIDEILAANPQQLADYRAGKDKLFGFFVGQAMKATQGKANPAQVNELLRRKLAG is encoded by the coding sequence ATGGAATGGGAAGTCGTCATCGGGCTCGAGGTTCACGCCCAGCTCAACACGAAGACCAAGATCTTCTGCGGTTGCGCCACCCGCTACGGCGCCGCGCCCAATACCCAGACCTGCCCGGTCTGCCTGGCCATGCCCGGCAGCCTGCCGGTGCTGAACGCGGCCGCGGTGGAAAAGGCCATCATGTTCGGGCTGGCCATCAACGCCCAGCTCAATCGGGAGAGCGTTTTCGCGCGCAAGAACTACTTCTATCCCGACCTGCCCAAGGGCTACCAGATCAGCCAGTACGAGCTGCCCGTCGTCGGACGCGGCGAGCTGCTGGTGCAGTTGCCCGACGGCAGCGAGAAAACCGTGGGCATCACGCGCGCCCATCTGGAGGAGGACGCCGGCAAGTCCCTGCACGAGGGCTTCGTGGGCGAATCGGGCATTGATCTCAACCGCGCCGGCACGCCGCTGCTGGAAATCGTGTCCGAGCCGGACATGCGCTCGCCCGCCGAGGCGGTGGCCTACCTCAAGAAGCTGCATGCCCTGGTGCGCTATCTGGACATCTGCGACGGCAACATGCAGGAGGGCTCCTTCCGCTGCGACGCCAACGTGTCCATGCGCCGCAAGGGCGAGAGCCGCTTCGGCACCCGCGCCGAGATCAAGAACCTCAACTCCTTCCGCTTTCTGGAAAAGGCCATCGAGTTCGAGATGGAACGGCAGATCGACATCCTGGAGTCCGGCGGAACGGTGGTCCAGGAAACGCGCCTCTTCGACGCCAACAAGAACGAGACCCGCTCCATGCGCAGCAAGGAGGAGGCCAACGATTACCGCTACTTCCCGGACCCGGATCTCCTGCCGTTGATCTTGACCGACGCCCAGATCGAGGCGGCGCGGGAGAAGCTGCCGGAACTGCCGGACGCCAAGCGCGCCCGCTTCATGGCGCAGTACAAGCTGCCCGCCTACGACGCCGGCGTGCTTACCGCCAGCCGGGCGCTGGCGGACTACTTCGAGGCGGTGGCCTCACAGACGGACGCCAAGCTGGCCGCCAACTGGATCATGGTGGAGCTGCTGGGCGCGCTCAACAAGGCCGGCCTCGAAATCGAGCAAAGCCCTGTATCCGCCGAACAGCTGGGCGGCCTGCTGGCGCGCATCACCGACAACACCATCTCCGGCAAGATCGCCAAGGACGTGTTCGAGATCCTCTTCACCGAGGGCGGCACGGCCGATGCCATCATCGAAGCGCGCGGCCTCAAGCAGATCACCGACGCCGGCGCGCTGGAGGCGATCATCGACGAAATCCTGGCGGCCAATCCGCAGCAACTGGCCGATTATCGGGCCGGCAAGGACAAGCTCTTCGGCTTTTTCGTGGGCCAGGCGATGAAGGCCACCCAGGGCAAGGCCAATCCGGCGCAGGTCAATGAACTGCTGCGGCGCAAGCTGGCGGGCTAG